The sequence below is a genomic window from Pseudorasbora parva isolate DD20220531a chromosome 4, ASM2467924v1, whole genome shotgun sequence.
tgtgaaagctgtaatccgTTAACATTGGGACATATACACACTGTAAACGGACTATATGTGAAATAGGCGGTAGAGTCATCTATTCGTGATCACACTAGCTGCTTTGCAGATCACTAAGCAGTTCATAGGAGTCATTTTGGACTACTACACAATAATAGAAAGACCTTTTTTATTGCTATTATCACATTGAAACGCCGCTgatgtaaatctgtggaggaaaaaaattatattttatagccTACATTGGGAATTTGGGATACACTAGCTGCCTGCTGGGGTGGCAGACGGGGTGGCAATGTCTTTCTTAGGGTGCAGCTCCCATGCCACCCCAGTAGATACGCCCCTGCCACTGTTATATTTTCTTGCGTTTTCATCCGACATGTTGAGGTGACGATGTTGGGGTGTCCGCTGTGACTCTTGATTTGGGTGTGTGACAACAATGCTCAATGCACACATAATTACCTTGGACAAAAAAAAACGCAAAAGAGAATTGTCTCGGTGTTCGGGGCCCTGGGCTGCAGCCTATGTTGCCCATTAGGATAACGCAGCAGCCTTGTAAACCAGTTGTTCCCAGGATGACTCAAACTAGATTAAAGTGATAAAAGCATGTAAAATCAAGATCAATCTTTTTTACCCTCAAActgtagtttatatatatatatatatttttaaatcatgGTTAATTTAATATATCAATAGTCCCAGTTTCAGTCAATAAAAAACGTTTAAGAGAAAGCAGCATTCTATCATGGTAACTCTCTAAATAGATTAGCATATTCATGTTTACAGCGATGTATTTGGTATTGGCAGAATAGATCTGCTGCGACGCTGCTGTCGCTGTTGTTGATTATTGCAGTACATTCACTGACAAGCTGCTGTGAACATGTAATACATCTGCTGAACATGACATACTGCTGCCACACCTTTAGCAGGTCTATATCTATACAGGTGgaactggggggggggggagacgGTTTATGATTGTTGTAACCAATCACAGAaccaaaatatttaaatgttgagcAATTAAGCTCATTGGAGCAGCAGAAACCAATTAGCTTGAAACATGTAGTACATAATGTGATAGCTAGCAGATAATGATCTATCATCTAGAGTTTCACGACAGAACTAGATATTTGGCCTTTGAGTCAAAGGGTTGAGAGCCACTGTattaaacataaacataatGTTTTCTGACAAACAATATTTCTGTGTTCCATATATCATTTCTATAGGTACAGTCTATCGAAACTAAGCTGGACTCTTTGCTGGATATCTACCGGCAGGTTCTGCAGAAGGGATCTTCTTCTACCCTCactctctcctctcttcctcctttTGGGTTGGATGAGACTTCAGATTATCAGAGCACCATCCTCAGTAAGGATATATCTTGCCCCTCCCAGGTCAGCAAGTCCATCTGTGGCAATCCGAGGGCTCTTCAACTAATATTAGCCCCCAATGAACTCAACCTCAACCAGAACAACTCCACAACATCTTCCCCTGGGCTCAATCCACCCTCTGCCTCACCTTTTAACCCGTCGTCCTTCCAGGTTCCTTCAACCCCATCCATGGAGTGTCCATCAGCACACGGCAGTCCATCACAAATCCTCAACGCCAACAGCTTTCACTCTTCTGTAGGCCACTTTCCATGCATTACTCAACCACCTCCACCTCTTCTATCCACAGCTTCTTCAAAACTTCAACTGTCCACTGTTCCTCCACAACCAGGCCATGCCCACAGCATGGGACCCTCTAGGTCAGACCCTGCCGACTATGCCAAATCCTGCTTTAGAGGAGTCGGGATAGACTTTGGGCTTAACTCTAGTATGGCCTGCAAACTTCAGCAGAAAACCAGATCTAATGCTAAAGAAGACAGTTCTTGGAGGAGACATATAAGCCTGGATGCAGAGGAGGAGATGGACCCCCTTGTTCCAATCTCACCTCTTGTCCCGGTTCATGGTCAATGCAGTGAAGATAGAGGATTGGGAAAATCCCTCTCTGTGCAGGACCTCATGCAGCCTGCTCTAGAGGGTCTAGACACCCATTCTAGTCAGGCTAGTTTCTCCACTAGCATTAGCAGCCAGAACTCTTCAGCTGGGGGCATTGAGATAGGGGTAGCAGGCTGGGGAGAAGCTGATCTCTTCATCAGCGATGGAGACCTGGAGGTCTCAAAGACACATACGCAAGGGTTTGACTTTCTTTCTCAGCCCCCCATTGATGCATCCTACTCCTCTGAGCTGCTTAGGACAAGTACAACAGCTGGTGCTAGTCACAACCCAGCAAGTGGACATTCACCCAATACGGGCAGCAATGAGACTATGAATATGCCACATGTTCGACTAAAATAACGCAATCTCTAATGTGTTCTTAGAAACCGCCTCTGATGGAATGAAACTTTGATACGAgagcttattttattttggagttttttgtatttttatgagggcaaagtaaatttagataattttttatacattttattagtttggtttatttaaaagaaacGGTTACAATTTCATATAGGTTATCGTACATGACATACCATTGCATGCATTGTTCTTTTTCAgatgtactgtaaaaaaaaaaaaatcgaatatAATGTGATAGATTAATAATCAACCTGCTGAAATGATCCGAGATGGCATGAACTTCATTGGACTGCATGAACACTGCATGTCTTTAGCATACAGAAACACAGTCACATTACAAAAAGCCTCGTCAAGCCCGAAATGTACAACCTGCCTGTGGGTGGgtggggggggagggggggggggtcataTCAAAAGTTAATTTACTTTTcttatgtaaaaaaaagtgccaGAAACTTTGAAGGAGACTGATGCTGCTGAAAATTGTACAGTTTTGATAAAGCAGATTAATGTTGAGAAAAGCACCTGATAGTTCCTATGCTACATTAGTTGCTGTTTTTGTAGTTAGTCCCAACTGAATATCCTACCTGTTAGTTTTTTTGAATATAAATtattaacaacaataataaaatagcaattatgaataattttaatacattgtatatgtgtgtaatttattataattcataataaatgttattttattattgtttttaactatAGAATGAttatattttctaataattttattttcattgcatattttttatagttattgtttttgtcattttagcaGAAAGTACTTGTGTCAGATCTCTCCAAAATCTGACCTAAATACAAATAGCAAAGATGCCTATACTCAAAACATGAttgtgaaaatatatttttgttatttcttTGAATAGTAATTTAGAAGCAGACATCAGCgttcaaatgtattttatttttggttatAAACCGATATACATTAGATAATGGAGAATCATATTCTTGTTAAAGTACATGAGTGCAAGTGCAAACAAGATAGCTCATGCTTGTAAGGAGCGCTGTCGGGGAGACAGTAAAGTGCGCTAGCTACTTTAGCTTCATGCACAGAAGAAATCTATGCACACAGAAAAAGCTACATCACGACACATCAGATCAGAACAGACTAACATAGACTCTTCTACCTATTGGACTAGAAGCTGGAACAGGTAGCTACTATTGTAAGCAAGGTCAAATAAGCAATGTTAGCATGAGGGTTTTGGGATTGCACACAAGCTGGGATTCAGGATAAACAACGCTTACTCCACACTCCCACTAGAGACAGATCTTAAAGTGCTTATAACAATTTAACAATAGAACAAATACCACAACGAAGACTTAACATTCAAACCGAACATACAATTAAACGTAAATATACTTTACTATTGTAATCATTGTCAAGCAGGCACCAGTTTTACTTTTCCTTCTTCTGCTTTTGCGATGCATTGTGATAATTATCCAAGCTTTGTTTATGGAGTTGAGAAGAGGAGGGATGCTGAGGCTGACCCAAGTGTTCGCAGCCCAGCACAACATTCATTTGTTCTTCTGGGCCTTTTGGGCAGATTTCGTGACCTTCCCGGAGCTAGAGGTCTTCTTCTCGACACCCTTGATGACGCCCACTGCTACAGTCTGACGCATGTCACGCACTGCAAAGCGACCTGGGAAATGAATATCGGCAGAAAAACAGCTTAGTTATGATTATAAATCAAGGATCTCCAATCTGTTTCATACTACATTTTAAGACTTATATTTACATACTACAAATTATATACACATTATTAATGTATTAACGTATATAAATTGCATGCTGTACATTACCTTTTAATTTTACTAAACATTTGGAGATGCGTTTACTGTTGCATTTGCAAATTTTCATCACTAAAATTTGGGTTTAAATTGgtcacagatttttttttgccataCTGACCTACAGAATGTTGCTTGGTTTGAAATGACTTCTGTGTGAGCTGTGCTTCATGAATTGATACACTACTGACAAATATAGGCAATGGACCCAAAATTTAGCATAACACAAGTGGCAGACCCCTTGTGCAAGTTTCAATCCTGGCTAAAAgtgctttaaaataaaacttcAAACAACTATTATGAACTAGTTTGTGCCTGCTCTGGAAAAAGTGAAATATTCTAGAAAAAACACATGGAAAATAAAGGTATATTTGAGGTAGGAGTGATTTTGGTAATGGACTGTTATGTAGTAAACACTAGAGGAATTCACAACTAAAATGAATAAATCCAAATTAAGATATGACCCTTACCAAGAGGAGGATACTCAGAGAAACTCTCCACACACATGGGTTTGCCTGGTATCATATCTACAATAGCAGCATCCCCAGACTTCAGGGACTTGGGATTATCTTCTAGCTTCTTCCCAGAGCGACGGTCAATCTTCTCTTTTAACTCAGCAAACTTGCAAGCAATATGAGCAGTGTGGCAGTCCAGCACTGGGGCATAACCAGCACTGATCTGACCTGGATGGTTCAGAATGATTACCTGACCAGAGCAGAATGTGGATAAGTGAATAGTTTGTAATGACAACAATATAAACCATATAAAAACACCAACTAAGACATTTACCTGTGCGGTAAAACTTGCTGCCTCCTGGGGGGGATCATTCTTGCTGTCACCTGCAACGTTTCCACGTCGGATATCTTTGACCGAGACATTCTTCACATTAAATCCCACATTATCGCCTGGAAGAGCTTCAGATAGAGCCTCGTGATGCATCTCCACAGATTTCACCTCAGTGGTCACGTTCACGGGTGCAAATGTCACAACTAATCCAGGTTTCAGAATGCCTGTCTCTACACGTCCCACAGGCACAGTACCAATTCCTACACAGTGACAGAAAAAGCGCAAAGATAAAATAGTTATTTGAATTCTTAAAATATCCTTGTGGGATTATCATACTTAAAGGTGATGTGTATAATACTTCCTATCCCAATATAAATAGAAAACTATAATTCATTCATTGTTCACACATCTTTACAAGAAGAAGATTAGCTATACTGTGCATATGATCTTAAAGTTTGTTTCAAACAAGTGTTCTTATTGTGACCCTTTCTGTTTGGGTGTCCTTATACCTCCTATTTTGTACACATCCTGCAGCGGGAGTCGGAGGGGTTTGTCAGTGGGGCGGGTTGGAGGCTGAATGGCATCCAGAGCCTCCAATAGAGTCGTCCCAGAGGCACTCCCATCCTTACGAGTGATCTTCCAGCCCTTGAACCAGGTCATCTACAGAGACAACATATTATTATAGCCAGTAAATGGAAGGTTTTTGGCATTTGGAAGCTCTTAGGAAACACAATGTAGAAGTTACATACACTACTGCTTAAAAGATTCTTTTAAACTTCCTATTccctaaagaaaaaaaagcacaaacatttcctcaaaaatattaagcagtttTCATAATTGATAgtaacaagattttttttcttgaacaccaaaacaataaataaatgtacaaatgcaaatgtagatcagcatattagaatgatttctgaaggatcatgtgacattgaagactggagtaatgatatggaaaattcagctttgccatcacaggaataaaatacattttaaaaatatattagaatagaaaacagttattttaaattgtaatactatttcacgtttcattttactgttttttgatcaagtaaatgcagccttgtgaGCATACTTCTTTtacaaacattaaataaaaaataaataaaaaatatttatgactCCTAATTTTTGAATGGTACTGCATATAGTGTGAATGCATAGCATACAGTAATGCACATAACATTTTATCTGCAAATGATATAAGTATAATAAATAAGAGGTTGGCTTGCAAATAGCTAAATTATGCAAGTGATATTAATTCATATCTAAAACTATTGAGTCTATTGATACTATGATAGAATATCAATATATAATATAGCCCGAACATTTGGGCTGGCCTCCAGCATGTTATCCCCATTCCATCCGGAGATTGGCACAAATGCCACTGTATCTGGGTTGTAGCCGATTTTCTTGATATAAGTGCTGACTTCTTTCACAATCTCCTCATAGCGCTTCTGGCTGTAATTGGGTTCTGTAGAATCCATCTTGTTGACACCCACGATCAGTTGTTTGACACCCAGGGTGTATGCCAGCAAGGCATGCTCACGCGTTTGCCCATTCTTTGAGATACCAGCCTCGAATTCACCAACACCAGCTGCCACGATCAACACGGCACAGTCTGCCTGTATCAAGAGAAAAGAAAGATTGTTAAAATACTCTGATGGAATAAAGAGAACCTTTTTGATCGGCTCTATTATGTGATTATATAAAAACCTGTGAGGTGCCAGTGATCATGTTCTTAATAAAGTCTCTGTGTCCTGGAGCATCAATGATGGTCACATAGTACTTGCTGGTCTCAAATTTCCACAGGGAGATGTCGATGGTGATTCCTCGCTCTCGCTCTGCTTTGAGCTTGTCAAGGACCCAAGCGTACTTAAAGGAGCCTTTTCCCATCTGTAAAAGGTGaggaaaaaatatatgttgagAGAAAAAGTTAGGAAACTAACTGCCTCTGTCAGACAAGAGCAACAGATATTTTCAGTCATTTAACTTAATAGGTCAAACAGCGTTCCAACATGTCACTATTTGTATCACtccactgtttttttgtttatggaGTTCCAGACCAGATATGTGAGTGGTGAAAAGCCAGGAAATGTTGTCAAGAAATATGTTATTAGGTCTATAAATTGAAAATGGTGTGCAGTCTTGTTTTAGCACCTCACTAACTAAATTGTTTGGGCAAAAAGTGTTTCTTTAAAATTcttcattcttcaaaatattgtgTATTCCACTCGAGAAACTCATACAGAGGGTGAAAGCATCATGACAGAAAATGAATCTTTGGagtaatctttcattttaagTTATTGGACCTTAAACTTATTGTTTATAACTTATTGTCTGGCTGAATTGATTATAAAGCAAACTTACACTTAAAATCAGTAATTTTGCTGATATTCGGCACTCTTGCTTGTTTGATATTACTTAAGGTCATCTTTATCACAGTGGGCCTCTTTGAATATTATGTGATGACACTACAATAAATTGTAGAAATATTTATTTGGTCTTGCATAGCTGTACTGCTATACCTCTGCAGCTTCCTTCTCAAACTTTTCAATGGTCCTCTTGTCGATGCCTCCACACTTATAAATGAGGTGGCCAGTGGTGGTGGACTTCCCAGAGTCCACATGGCCAATGACCACGATGTTGATATGGAGCTTCTCCTTACCCATCACTGGGCTCTCATTGGGTTACAGTCAGCCTACAACAGGAAAAAGGAAACTAAATAATTCATCATACAAATAAGTTATTTATGGTCTAATTGCGCTCATATGTACTGCAACAGCCACATGATAGCAGCACTATATACTGTTGGATATTTTGTCAACTTTTCTTTATTCAGTTTATTTACAATATCCTGCTGGGTCAAATCGATACTTGGCTAAAAGCTTCTTTTTGTAAAATCAGTATAGCCATAAACCAACTATCAGTGgttaatattaaaaagcaaaatatatatatatatatatatatatatatatatatatatatatatatatatatatatatatatatatatatatatatatatatatatatatatatatattgtcataTTAAAACCAAACACTGTAGGCTACAGACTCACATAAGAAAACATGATACCTCATCATAGCAGTAAATATTATTTTGGAAGTAGTTATATAAAAGGCTGTATAAATCTGTAATTTGTCTTTTAAAGGAATCTGGTGTAGATCATTTAGAAATGCTACATTGTTAGTACAGCAATGACCTCTAAAATAGGCCTAATCCAATTTTATGAATTACAAAATTCCCCcatttgaattaattaatattttaaatcaagCGTCGGATACTTTTGACCTATATTATTCCAATTTGTGAAATAAATCTGCTAATGTCACAGTATTCTTGAACGCTTGtctatgtttttttcttttctttttttctagcGTTGTCTGGGTTACAATGTAACAGCACGGGCCACCTGCAGTATGCGGCAAAACTTGACATGTcgccaaaataaaaataaaaatagcctattttatttcagaaatttaaaagtatttttatggtctcttttaataataattcataataattgCGAAATTCAACTCATACAAATATGACATGGTTATGTAATGTCATGCATGTACAGTATGGATAGATGACACGGCAAGAAAAACGTGTGGCCTGCTCTGCTTGCAAAATAGCAAAGATGCCACTGAATATAATGATTTAATTTGTTTCCACCAGAGACAGTATCAGTTGCATCAGCACCATGTTCTATGTCCTTAGAAATAAAACTCGAATACAGTATGCTACATCATGCATTCGCAATAGGCTACCCAATAAATCACCCGACCGCTATTATTATAAAGCGTTACAGAAACGTAGAGAGGGAGTGTTTTTCAGGtgtccaaccttggagagaggCGCCTGTAGTCCAGGGCAGCAGCGAGAGTCGCGACGATACTGTGTTGTATATCAGATAGTGATGCCTAGGTGCCGCTGACGTCGTCGTGTCATGGAAGGAAGTTTCTAGCTGTTCCAATAGAGGGAGCTGTCGAATAACAGATGTAGCCTACAGTAACCATGTGTCGGTGTTTTGGTTTTCgatgtgttaaagggatagttaacccaaaaatgaaaattctgtcgtaatttattcaccctcaagatgttccaaacctgtatgaattaatttcttctactgaacacaaaagatgtgtTCAAGAATTTGGTTAACTAAACAGTTGATGAGTTTTGACTTATTTTTGACTTTGACTAGTAGCCTGGGAGGAAAAAGTAGCCCTATTCAAGTCAGTTGGGCCTATCAACTGTTTGGTACGGACATTCTTCAAACTTCTTTTGTGTTAGAAGAAAGAGATTCGTACAGgtttgagggagagtaaatgataacatcattttttatttttgtgggaTCCCTTTTTAACTTTTGCATGAGATTGTTTCTTTAGCTTCATTGTTAACCCAATATCCTATTTAaaccatctttttttttttttttttttaccatgaaTCCATCATCTATTTTGCAATATTTCTTTTTATGAATAGAATTTATTATTTCATGGTCTAACCCCCAAAATACGGGAGACAAGTCAAATGACCATAAATAGACAAAAAAATGCAACCTGTCAGCGTCCATGATCAATTGATTTTACTTTGTGTTTGGCCAAAATAAGTGATTTTACTCGAAATCCTCCCCTTACCAGACATGAAAAAGTTTGTTGCATCagtattatttttcattttagtcGCTGAAATCATACAATTAAGCGCAATCAAAGGTGCCCTCAGTACTCTACAGACAAACAATGCTGTTTAAATTGAATTACAAAAAATACAATTCTCATTCATTCTCATTCTCATTCACACAGCACATTCCTCTGAGCATGAGAGCCTGAGCCCTTCTAGAGCCTATTATCCTGCCTAGGCTATACAATAATTACATATGgcatttgatatatttttaagatgactATAAGCCAACGCCACTGTGGTACAACTTTGTAAATACACTTATTGTTTGATGACTGTTTGGTGCTGTTATCATTATTACGGCCAGTTAAATCATCTTTCCAGTTGTTATTGCATGCAGTGACTCAAGCCAGTAAATAATAGGCCTACCATTCACCATAAAAATCCCACTGTACCTGCCAGTAACTTTCCAAGAGCCCTGAATGTCAGCCTGAGATGAAAAACTGTCAAAATCTGCGAACATGCCCCCAACTTCGGCCTTAGACAGATAAGCTTAAGCTTAAAAACAAAAGGGATGTGCTCAGATACACTGTGCACTTTATGGGAGACTTACAATGTATTTGTCTGTCTGAGAGCTTTGACAACTCAACATGTCCCTTGTAATCACGTTACAGTTCTAAAACTGTTCATCAGGTTTATAAATGaaatagtccctttatttaacTAAAATTGCTATCAGTGTTATGGGCATGATTAATTATGAACAAAGTGTAGCAGGCCAAAACACGTGAGAAACTTTTAGTTCTAAATTAAGAGTTGTAAATAGATCACCATCTGTGTCTTTGTAGTGCCCTCGGATCTCTCATAACGTCTTACTGTATGCTATATAAAGTCCTTTCATATACATCTGATACATGGAACTGAGAGTATGGAAATGTGAGATTCAATGGTTAACTTTAAATGTTATCTCAGTGTATTCACCCTCATAGCATACGTATATCTTGCAAATAATTGTCTCAATAAATATTTTGAGATGTTATTGTGTGGGCTGGTTGTCTATGGAAAAAGCCTATTGTTACACTTAGATGGTTTATAAAAGAATTCCTGTTGAAACTTCAGTCCAAGAACAAGGTTTATTTATATCCCTAATGAGGTCAGGGAAACTCTTACAGCCATTGACATATGCTTGCATGTACAATATACAGCAATTCTCAAAACATTTAAGCACTTTAATGAGTGTTTAAGtggggttttattttatttttgtatcagAACCATGAGTTACCCCTGATTCAGTCTGATTAAATCTGGCCATCAACACTCcaagtttatttttatatcatctCTCATTTGCTTCAAACATGATCGTTTTATCGTGAAGATGAGAGAAAATTCATGCAACAGTTTATTTCTATAAATGTGTGAACTGTATTGTAATCCAGTTCTAGCTAATTTTCtcgaatctctctctctctctcattctcatCCTTGCTGCCTCCATGATTGGGTGATATTTTTATAAATCTAGGTCCTGAGGCCACCTGGGGAAAACAGCACCAAATTCAGGCCATGTAACAAACCCGGGCCGAGCAAAAAGGACTTTGACGATGATGCGTCATATCATCACAACTTTCcacaaacagaaacaaaaacaCAGGTCATGACATAATGAAACAGGACTAACAGCTCAACGCCGCAGGCTGCGGACACCTGTTTCATTCATCAAATCTGGATTGAGatgtaaagcattttttttctccattggAAAGGAATATCAAAGACATGGTAAGTGTcccttttcctttttttgtctGCCAAAACTATTTCTTTTGGAATGGAATgcatctgattacataactgaAGTATTGTGGGTTTAGTTTAAGACAATTTCCTCATTGATGCTGGGAAAGGAAAACAGAGCAGATATCTCTAATTAGAATTATTTCTCAGGATAAGCAGTTTGTTGCTATTTCTGAGGGAGCCATAGCAGTGTAAGCTGCTCTGACCTGCAATACACAATCTCAGAGAGCATTTAATTCCAATTAATATAGCTTAGCTATATTAATACACCCTGCAGTTTCtggaatattttttattttacatcagtAATCACCATGCAGTTTTAAATGGAACTGCATGCTTCGGTTATGCTGATTGTCACTGTGAACAGCGGATCAGCAGAGATAATCTACTTTCAATATGTAGTTACAAAATGCCATCTGTTAGAGGCTTCATATGGTCACACATTACACTGAAATTTACAATGGAACACAGTCCACACCAAGACAAACAGGAGGAGACAAAATGTCTATAACATTCTTTATCATAAATCTTCATGTCATTTTATTGGTAGTTTATAGTGTCAGTATAGTGAACAGTTTTGTTTGCTTTGTGCTCTTTTCTTTTGCTCAGATTTGTTTTGTGTTAATGACATTTATATGCAATACTGTTTTAaaccttcgctcctcctttacGTTCAGcttcttttcttttcctttgTCCTCTGCTCCACTTGACTCATCTCAGAAGCACTAAGATGGTGACCTACTTGTAATTGTCAGGGAGATTAAACTCAGATATGGCAGCCATGTCCCCGAAAATGCTGGTGCACTGGAACCAGTTTGATTTGAGATCCCATAGGCCTATTCttagtgtttatatatataaaacacaattttttgGATTGCATCTAAATGCACTGTATatttaatacacacacatacatttaagaaatatttgcatatactgtatatatatttatataatttatattatatgtaaatattttatatataaaaaaaaaaaatcataaatatattcacgtgtgtgtgtgtgtgtgtgtgtgtgtgtgtgtgtgtgtgtgtgtgtgtgtgtgtgtgtgtgtgtgtgtgtgtgtgtgtgtgtgtgtgtgtgtgtgtgtgtatttatatacataataattatgcacacatATCACTCTTTACATGATGAGTTCCAGCTCCTCCCCTCTGGATGTAGGTTTGTGGCCCCTAGGTGGAGAACTAGACGATAGGCTATAGTGGACACTTTTGTACCTGCGGCTATAgaattaataaatgaaaaaagtAGGAGATGACATGCATGGttactttatatattttagGTGGATGTTGAGGTTGAggtcaatctatctatctatctatctatctatctatctatctatctatctatctatctatctatctatctatctatctatctatctatctatctatctatctatctgtcagtcagtctgtctgtctggatTTTACCTTTTCCTTACCTTGGCTTTTACTATTAAGATGGTTACTCAGGGAGGATTTCGAGATCTTTTTAAAATCAGTGTATCTTTAATACATTTCGAAGCACgctatatttaaacaaatttacattttttgtgcCATTTTTTCAAATATGTAATGTCTATAATAGGCTATTAGCCCCTAGTCCTTATCTGGATTTAGCAGTTACTGAATGGATGAGATTACTGACTTTCCCACGGTTGtccaagtattttttttttctctgccaCTCCGTGCGCGTGCTTGCCTGACTCGCGAGCTCCGGAAAGAAGCAGCGGGTATGACGCTGAAGGAGGGAGCGCGCATGTGGGGATGAGGTTTGTTGAGCTGGTTACATTCACGGAGAAACAAGACATGTAAACTTCGGAATGAGGAATGATGACGACGTCTAACAAGTTTGAGATTGTTTGTGCTTTGGTAATGGTTTCTCAGTTCTTCCTTAAGTCGCAATGAATAAAGTTCAGGTAGGTTTAGACTCGTTTATCCGGTCGTGTTATTTTCATAAATGTAAAGATAAACTTCCTTACAGACACTTAAACTTGTCAAGATTCATTAGGATTGAAGGTGGTTACAGCAGTCATTGGGAACAAATCGACTGTCAAAAAGGAGGGATATATCGTATTTGGACACCTGCTAACTCCTGTAAAACATGTAAATATGTT
It includes:
- the eef1a1b gene encoding elongation factor 1-alpha 1b, with the protein product MGKEKLHINIVVIGHVDSGKSTTTGHLIYKCGGIDKRTIEKFEKEAAEMGKGSFKYAWVLDKLKAERERGITIDISLWKFETSKYYVTIIDAPGHRDFIKNMITGTSQADCAVLIVAAGVGEFEAGISKNGQTREHALLAYTLGVKQLIVGVNKMDSTEPNYSQKRYEEIVKEVSTYIKKIGYNPDTVAFVPISGWNGDNMLEASPNMTWFKGWKITRKDGSASGTTLLEALDAIQPPTRPTDKPLRLPLQDVYKIGGIGTVPVGRVETGILKPGLVVTFAPVNVTTEVKSVEMHHEALSEALPGDNVGFNVKNVSVKDIRRGNVAGDSKNDPPQEAASFTAQVIILNHPGQISAGYAPVLDCHTAHIACKFAELKEKIDRRSGKKLEDNPKSLKSGDAAIVDMIPGKPMCVESFSEYPPLGRFAVRDMRQTVAVGVIKGVEKKTSSSGKVTKSAQKAQKNK